One region of Thermocrinis sp. genomic DNA includes:
- the rplJ gene encoding 50S ribosomal protein L10, translating to MRKAWVLKAELVDGYKDRIGRSNLVIFFNYSGIDASPLTKLRAELKSMNAELLVGKNTLFYRAFMQTPVADHREVLVGPTALVFAYGDPVVVAKKVFEVSKELNKENPIASIKGGFMSGKFLKPQDIQALAELPPREVLISKLMGTLQAPLMNFIMALKSIPQKLVLTLKAIEEKKSQ from the coding sequence ATGAGAAAGGCGTGGGTATTAAAAGCAGAATTGGTGGATGGTTACAAAGATAGGATAGGTAGGTCTAATCTGGTAATATTCTTCAACTATTCGGGCATAGATGCCTCGCCTCTTACTAAACTTAGAGCTGAGCTCAAAAGCATGAACGCAGAGCTTTTGGTAGGAAAAAACACACTGTTTTACAGAGCATTTATGCAAACTCCTGTGGCGGACCACAGGGAGGTGTTAGTAGGTCCCACCGCTTTGGTTTTTGCTTATGGTGATCCTGTGGTTGTTGCAAAGAAGGTCTTTGAGGTTTCCAAGGAATTAAACAAAGAAAACCCCATAGCGAGCATAAAGGGTGGGTTTATGTCCGGAAAGTTTCTGAAACCACAGGATATACAGGCTCTTGCGGAATTACCCCCAAGGGAGGTGCTCATATCCAAACTTATGGGCACACTGCAAGCACCTCTGATGAACTTTATAATGGCACTCAAGAGCATTCCCCAGAAGTTAGTTCTTACTTTAAAAGCAATAGAAGAGAAAAAATCCCAATAA
- the rplL gene encoding 50S ribosomal protein L7/L12, translating to MPTISIEEIVEAIGNMTVLEVAELVKKLEEKFGVSAAAMVAAAPVAAGATAGPAPAAEEKTEFTVILKNPGANKINVIKVVREITGLGLKEAKDLVDGAPKPVKEAIPKEEAEKIAKKLQEAGAEVEIK from the coding sequence ATGCCGACTATTAGCATTGAAGAGATAGTAGAGGCCATAGGCAACATGACAGTTTTGGAAGTTGCCGAGCTGGTCAAAAAACTGGAGGAGAAGTTCGGCGTTTCTGCAGCTGCTATGGTGGCAGCTGCGCCAGTGGCAGCAGGAGCTACTGCAGGTCCAGCTCCAGCAGCAGAAGAGAAGACAGAATTTACCGTAATTCTCAAAAATCCTGGTGCTAATAAGATAAACGTAATAAAGGTCGTGAGGGAGATAACTGGTTTGGGTCTAAAAGAGGCAAAGGACTTGGTAGATGGTGCTCCCAAACCTGTAAAGGAGGCAATTCCAAAGGAGGAAGCGGAAAAAATAGCCAAAAAGCTTCAGGAAGCAGGGGCAGAAGTAGAGATAAAGTGA